In a single window of the Labrus mixtus chromosome 20, fLabMix1.1, whole genome shotgun sequence genome:
- the LOC132995632 gene encoding primary amine oxidase, liver isozyme-like — protein sequence MVEQRMNSLVKWALILFVLVSIILNIVLIGIHSSRAPKCSAQRVQPLRVKHDERSVVFADLTREEYLQVQQYMLKQKELDISTSQLTKPGENFLFLIDLSLPKKGDALAFLDGKAAKPAREATVVVFHGAQGYIKEYVVGPLPNPTYINDVTKERYKMELPITARTVTIGEYALLFNFFEQHVFSKLKKLMKESFDVGADKQLNAFEQMPRGVQSGDRKTWLSFFRDMSGMYIHPAGFEVQVNHESLNASNWKVERLLYNGQYFDTVEELKQKYEAGSVKKIVYKESADYGSLKPKHKHQQVGPQLFTVDGKRYSISNNHVVYLDWSFAFGLSSLTGARVFDVRFRGERIVYELSVQEAMSVYGSVTPGMMMTKFLDTSFGIGRFAHELTRGVDCPYDATYIDTYRYIDVPAPVRYRNSICVFEHNMGQPLRRHFADFFHNNYGGMVNNALVFRTITAIENYDYMWDFIFYQSGSVEAKVHATGYISSSYLMDGSLKYGHQVADKVLGNIHTHFINFKVDLDVMGLKNVFQTKDMEYVNMSLPWMPDHYAMVPQLVEKQLKTEKEAALRYNTKTPRYLHIASNQTNRWGHNRSYRLQVFSFTGDHLPESQAEEKSMSWARYKVAITKHKDLERTSSSLYSQNNMWTPAVDFSKYIEDNENIENEDLVAWVTTGFLHIPHAEDIPNTLTVGNGGGVILRPHNYFDEDPSIHSADGVYIEPGTEDSCENNRMACLAQEACSPVLEPFTYHGFEGVMKFED from the exons ATGGTAGAGCAGAGAATGAACTCTCTTGTGAAATGGGCGCTTATCCTCTTCGTCCTGGTCTCCATCATTCTCAACATAGTTCTGATCGGGATCCACTCCAGCAGGGCGCCCAAATGTTCCGCTCAGCGTGTCCAGCCGCTGCGGGTCAAGCACGACGAGCGCAGCGTCGTGTTCGCTGACCTCACTCGGGAGGAGTACCTGCAGGTCCAACAGTACATGCTCAAGCAAAAAGAATTGGATATATCCACCAGCCAGCTCACTAAACCAGGGGaaaacttcttgtttttaatagaCTTATCTTTGCCAAAGAAAGGGGACGCGCTGGCATTCTTGGACGGTAAAGCTGCCAAGCCGGCCAGAGAGGCGACGGTGGTAGTCTTTCATGGTGCGCAAGGCTACATTAAGGAGTACGTAGTGGGACCTCTTCCAAACCCAACATACATCAATGATGTCACCAAAGAGAGGTACAAGATGGAGCTGCCTATCACTGCGCGCACCGTCACAATTGGAGAATACGCATtgcttttcaacttttttgagcaACATGTTTTCTCCAAACTTAAGAAGCTCATGAAAGAAAGCTTTGACGTAGGGGCAGACAAACAGTTGAATGCGTTTGAGCAGATGCCTCGTGGCGTCCAATCCGGGGACAGAAAGACCTGGCTTTCTTTCTTCAGAGATATGAGCGGCATGTACATCCACCCGGCTGGCTTCGAGGTACAGGTCAACCACGAGAGCCTAAACGCTTCCAACTGGAAAGTGGAGCGGCTGCTTTATAACGGCCAATACTTTGACACTGTAGAAGAACTAAAGCAGAAATATGAAGCTGGGTCTGTAAAGAAAATCGTTTACAAGGAGTCAGCTGACTATGGGTCACTGAAACCAAAGCACAAGCATCAGCAGGTCGGTCCGCAGCTGTTTACCGTGGATGGTAAACGCTACAGCATCAGCAACAACCACGTTGTGTATCTGGACTGGAGCTTTGCCTTTGGGCTGAGCTCACTTACAGGCGCGAGGGTTTTTGATGTGCGCTTCAGGGGTGAGAGGATCGTCTACGAACTGAGCGTGCAAGAGGCCATGTCTGTGTACGGTTCAGTGACTCCTGGGATGATGATGACGAAGTTTTTAGACACCAGCTTCGGGATAGGGCGCTTTGCCCACGAACTAACCCGTGGTGTGGACTGCCCCTACGACGCCACCTACATCGACACGTACCGCTATATCGATGTCCCAGCCCCGGTCAGATACCGTAATTCAATATGCGTCTTTGAACACAATATGGGCCAGCCCTTACGGAGGCACTTCGCTGACTTTTTCCACAACAACTACGGGGGGATGGTTAACAACGCCTTGGTGTTCAGGACAATCACAGCAATAGAGAACTATGACTACATGTGGGATTTTATCTTCTACCAGAGCGGATCAGTGGAAGCCAAGGTGCATGCCACCGgctacatttcttcttcttacctGATGGACGGTAGTCTGAAATATGGACACCAGGTGGCGGATAAGGTGCTTGGGAACATTCACACTCACTTTATAAACTTCAAGGTTGATCTGGATGTGATGG GTCTTAAGAATGTTTTCCAGACCAAAGATATGGAATATGTCAACATGTCTCTTCCATGGATGCCTGATCACTACGCTATGGTCCCTCAGCTTGTGGAGAAacaactgaaaacagaaaag GAAGCTGCTCTGCGTTATAACACCAAGACTCCACGCTACCTCCACATtgccagcaaccagaccaatcGATGGGGTCACAATCGCTCCTACAGGCTGCAGGTGTTCAGCTTCACCGGGGACCACCTCCCAGAGAGCCAGGCAGAAGAGAAGTCCATGTCCTGGGCCAG ATATAAGGTTGCCATCACCAAGCACAAGGATTTAGAACGGACCAGCTCTAGTTTGTACAGTCAAAATAACATGTGGACTCCAGCTGTGGACTTCAGCAAGTACATTGAAGacaatgaaaacattgaaaacgaG GATCTGGTTGCCTGGGTGACCACCGGTTTTCTCCACATCCCCCATGCAGAGGACATCCCCAACACACTCACAGTGGGCAACGGGGGAGGGGTCATTCTGCGGCCACACAACTACTTTGATGAGGATCCTTCCATCCACTCTGCTGATGGGGTGTACATTGAACCAGGCACTGAAGACAGCTGTGAAAACAACAGGATGGCCTGCCTTGCTCAAGAGGCATGCAGTCCTGTTCTGGAACCCTTCACCTACCATGGCTTCGAAGGAGTCATGAAGTTTGAGGATTAG